The sequence CCTGGTTTTCGCCGTCTGGCGGCCCTGGTTCCCCGTCTCGGGGGCCGACGAGCCGGGGGCCTGGTTCCTCCCGGCGGTGACCCTCGCCGTGCCCACCTCCGCCCTTCTGTGCCGGCTCCTGTCCGCCTCCCTCTCGGAGGAGATGGGCAGGGAGTACCTGACGGCGGCGCGGGCCCGGGGGCTGGGAGAGGGGACGGCCTTCCGGCGCCATGGACTGCGCAACGCGCTCCTTCCGGCGGTGACGGTGCTGGGCCTCCAGCTCGGCGGGCTCCTCACGGGGGCCATCCTGACGGAGCGGATCTTTCGGTGGCCGGGGCTGGGGACGCTGGTGCTGGGGGCCATCGGGAGCCGGGACTACCCGGTCCTTCAGGGGGCGGTGCTCCTCTTCGCCCTCCTGACGCTGGCGGCGACGCTGGCGACGGACCTCCTCTACGGCTTCCTTGACCCGAGGATCCGTCGCGATGGCTAGGGGGGGAGGCGTCTCCCGGAAGGCGGCCGCGGCCCTGGTCCTGGCCTGGATGGCGGCGGCGGCGCTGGCGCCGCTCCTGGCCCCCGCCCCGTACGCGGGCCAGGATCTGGAGCACCGTTTGGAGGGCCCATCGGCCCGCGCGTGGCTGGGCACCGACGACCTGGGGCGCGACGTCCTGTCGCGGGCCCTGTACGGCGCGCGGGTGTCCCTGGCGGTGACGGCGGCGGCCCTGGCCATCGCCCTGGTGGCGGGGACCCTCCTGGGGGCGGCGGCGGGGTACTGGGGCGGCCTCCTCGACCAGGCCCTCGGGCGGACGGTGGACGTGCTCCTCGCCCTTCCCGGCATCCTCCTGGCCATCGCCGTCGTGGCCTACGTGGGCCGCGGCTTCTCCCC is a genomic window of Acidobacteriota bacterium containing:
- a CDS encoding ABC transporter permease produces the protein LVFAVWRPWFPVSGADEPGAWFLPAVTLAVPTSALLCRLLSASLSEEMGREYLTAARARGLGEGTAFRRHGLRNALLPAVTVLGLQLGGLLTGAILTERIFRWPGLGTLVLGAIGSRDYPVLQGAVLLFALLTLAATLATDLLYGFLDPRIRRDG